The following proteins are encoded in a genomic region of Trypanosoma brucei gambiense DAL972 chromosome 8, complete sequence:
- a CDS encoding kinesin, putative — MRRGANTTDDSAAAPSSVAVTPREFNRGRYGTEGKQRRIVEPVMHVRTRPVLEYLGESNEKRCVWCLDQQNIVVSIGKSVREPLYGRTVISPTRTVGSMEGTPTSPCVLFGSRCRSTPCTPKRTQHRPPRFLKSCDQVQKSPSRPRTSPWLLPPMSLSTPVELLSDEQLAADRARGVECNSPVPSFHNISGFTFSTAQPTRRAVTPDVSMHRSARAAREDHFRFDFIHNEESTQEEVFEESVLEFVDMALLAQNISIVCYGPTGSGKTYSVIGSASGKRPSPSPLRSAVSPLGKQRTARTVKKPLLPLSGRDVKSTPRPSASAYSGGRPTGTTRLDASGTPTSVDVSSQRITSKALGLECVGEGTASSQLSSSSQAEVDSSNVRELSPQTSHRPKNFASFGEATSCGKGAGEGGGREFVCSEGIGLLPRLVLSLLDRCGSVVQIDRNEGLMAKHPFVIKRATNPTGTFREKSVDKSAHGSLLTLKDLTFYGVELYLDEFRDLLHPTKRRIPILGDIAGLDAFCQKLNEPAFFAGRRGGYGGGCPDAEGNDGASRVGGGVRINSVSDFHRCYAMAARNRVTKAHQCNDVSSRSHAIFILQLHFELTEVLDGFTTALPSPLATGADGGCSNTTARGHSTSSASSTYLTSAYSYVAVVDLAGSECVKQSKVEGTELREAQYINKSLSAFSAVLLALYQHSNHVPYRDSKLTRLLRPCLEHGRVLVLAHVSPCASKETLGALKFAEQLRHASVRSRNFLNATDDLVAVFEDLKDPDVEERAIKYRKSMEEYMLLCKEVRLAHFSKDSTDRTEGLLSETSSTRPSDGSLVEYSLEEASNFRLLPLGRKKRTRIRDHIISKLTVRHLQNHYQAHDDYLQRVKEDIKREQTEYINSVVERRKKDIEEMKLTVEKMKCCNAQLAEENSQPVLRDAHAMEIKQRLKDLAAEVTKCAGEKLLLLEGIRAIRQRTMIQEDLEQCLDEQLHAPPDGSALSGTSLQSMADSNFDDGMESIFNMQLLLSKEMSHLRRESTCFVRCDEIWEGLWARVMRQELMLAVALELEMMEGILLRPESIRWALESVGFDADTVKNVITPASADSRAAKQYEGIDKGVKEHVVNVSKLLGAIDKSLEQSPDCWNSLTKTLHTSGSFNTTSNNSASGSGEGTSMLVAPIPLVMSSGDEVKSVRNLTGCYGDEGKLQEACMEKLLCEGVYCELTFLPFGFDMRELFAAQRSLPPQTSKAKHTLPVGQWGVLRLVRPPNDASSYCLEFMQRTYLTGGKGRDRRLISIPLDEPQLRMSLHVMELDNHVCSGALHDDNPPLPTFPLIVLELKGVPPTPAQPHREAHQVQQQQVQEEWSSYLRGAAQLGTSRQEGTPSNGAALLNNNSDTTSTQGAILTKRLDCGGDLVLPDVAMSSCERGNGIFLLQFSDPVVAMPNRTESVECVVAALAGLTLPSLIVPAAAGAAGACPGRGKTVNSDVKPIDFGFQGIDKACDVHVATYNHMPHILLSAYGGPLRNGPSMKDITKPLTVPVGVGVSPLVYASTMGIFFYFWKDSDVGSSLGSSVATVAAAVAATPQTAEATAAPFPPVPINRPSPRGQPSGPFSGAINALVRLTSLTVPNSSGASAGNGNNVSGGSPPERKESASSDVEDFLLHIQKLQSMRKKVRNAVRQQIFDAEDIKAELLYSYSENEFMRGSHIKDVMKEARELIDFQQQFRGNMGIPARVPVQASPALCREMCKFFIPWTLWQWAHRWQTLQDAYRQQQQQLGLFGLGFGGASDTDSEPSAQLSPEATAASMGSLKILDGFCGPTICFGEIPCFLSGMM, encoded by the coding sequence ATGCGACGTGGAGCTAATACGACTGACGACTCCGCGGCAGCACCCAGCAGCGTCGCCGTGACTCCCCGGGAGTTTAACCGGGGACGATATGGTACCGAGGGAAAGCAGCGTCGGATAGTTGAACCGGTAATGCACGTTCGCACCCGGCCTGTTTTGGAGTATTTAGGGGAATCGAACGAAAAACGCTGCGTGTGGTGTCTCGATCAGCAGAATATTGTTGTAAGCATTGGCAAGTCAGTACGGGAGCCTCTATATGGTCGAACCGTCATATCACCGACCCGAACTGTAGGATCGATGGAAGGCACGCCAACGTCACCCTGTGTACTGTTCGGTTCACGATGTCGATCGACGCCGTGCACACCGAAACGAACCCAGCACCGTCCGCCACGCTTTCTGAAGAGCTGTGATCAAGTCCAGAAGTCACCTTCTCGACCGAGGACTTCCCCTTGGCTACTGCCGCCCATGTCACTGAGCACTCCAGTAGAGCTGCTGTCGGACGAGCAGTTGGCGGCTGACAGGGCCCGCGGTGTGGAGTGCAACAGTCCAGTTCCCAGCTTTCACAACATCAGTGGCTTTACCTTCTCCACCGCGCAGCCTACCCGAAGGGCTGTTACGCCGGATGTTTCGATGCACCGTAGCGCCCGTGCCGCCCGAGAGGACCATTTTAGGTTCGATTTCATCCACAATGAGGAATCCACACAGGAAGAGGTTTTTGAGGAGAGTGTGCTTGAGTTTGTTGACATGGCTCTCCTTGCGCAAAACATTTCTATTGTGTGCTACGGCCCTACTGGTAGCGGAAAAACGTATAGCGTCATAGGAAGTGCATCAGGGAAACGGCCATCTCCCTCGCCTCTGCGCTCAGCTGTGTCTCCATTAGGGAAGCAGCGGACGGCACGTACGGTGAAGAAGCCACTGTTGCCACTTTCTGGGCGTGACGTGAAATCGACACCGAGACCAAGTGCATCGGCTTACTCTGGTGGCCGTCCAACGGGTACCACTAGGTTGGATGCAAGCGGCACCCCCACCTCTGTTGATGTATCTTCACAGCGTATCACGAGCAAGGCACTCGGGTTGGAGTGCGTAGGTGAAGGAACAGCAAGCTCACAGTTATCGAGTTCATCCCAGGCGGAGGTAGACTCTTCGAATGTTCGTGAACTCAGTCCCCAAACTAGCCATCGCCCAAAGAACTTTGCCAGTTTCGGGGAAGCTACAAGTTGTGGGAAGGGGGCCGGAGAGGGAGGTGGAAGGGAGTTCGTCTGTAGTGAGGGCATCGGATTGCTGCCTCGGCTTGTGCTTTCTTTGCTTGATCGATGCGGTTCCGTGGTGCAAATTGACCGAAATGAGGGACTGATGGCCAAACATCCCTTTGTGATCAAACGTGCCACCAATCCCACGGGAACGTTTCGGGAGAAATCCGTCGATAAAAGTGCCCATGGCTCCCTGCTTACATTGAAGGATTTAACGTTCTATGGTGTAGAGTTGTATTTGGATGAATTCCGTGACTTACTCCATCCAACGAAGCGTCGTATACCCATTTTGGGGGATATTGCGGGGCTGGATGCTTTTTGTCAGAAACTCAACGAACCCGCATTCTTTGCGGGGCGTAGAGGGGGATATGGGGGCGGTTGTCCCGATGCAGAAGGGAACGACGGTGCATCACGAGTAGGGGGTGGAGTACGTATCAACTCTGTCTCGGATTTCCACCGTTGCTATGCAATGGCAGCGCGCAACCGTGTGACAAAAGCTCATCAGTGCAACGATGTAAGTTCTCGCTCGCACGCAATATTTATATTGCAGCTGCACTTTGAGTTGACAGAGGTGCTCGACGGCTTTACCACAgctcttccctcccccctagCGACAGGGGCTGATGGGGGATGCTCCAATACTACCGCTCGTGGTCATAGCACCAGCTCAGCAAGCTCTACATATCTAACTAGCGCGTACTCGTACGTAGCGGTTGTTGACCTAGCTGGTTCGGAGTGCGTTAAGCAATCGAAGGTGGAGGGGACTGAACTGCGGGAGGCACAGTACATAAACAAATCTCTGTCTGCGTTCTCTGCGGTACTGCTGGCTCTTTATCAACATTCTAACCACGTGCCCTATCGTGATTCAAAGTTAACGCGGTTGTTGCGGCCGTGTTTGGAGCACGGCAGGGTGCTCGTCCTTGCTCATGTGTCACCATGCGCCTCGAAAGAAACTCTTGGGGCCCTGAAGTTTGCCGAGCAACTGCGGCACGCCTCAGTGAGGTCCCGCAACTTTCTTAACGCCACCGATGACCTTGTTGCTGTGTTTGAGGATCTTAAGGACCCTGACGTTGAGGAGCGGGCCATAAAGTACCGCAAGTCTATGGAGGAGTACATGCTACTGTGTAAAGAGGTCCGGCTTGCGCACTTCAGCAAAGATTCCACTGATAGAACGGAGGGTTTATTATCGGAGACCTCGTCGACGAGGCCGAGCGACGGTTCTCTGGTGGAGTATTCACTGGAAGAAGCGTCGAATTTCCGGCTGCTGCCGCTTGGTAGGAAAAAGCGAACTAGGATCCGTGACCACATAATATCCAAACTGACGGTGCGTCACTTGCAGAACCACTATCAGGCTCATGATGATTATCTGCAGCGGGTCAAGGAAGATATAAAGCGTGAGCAAACCGAGTACATCAACAGCGTTGTCGAACGCAGAAAGAAGGATATTGAAGAAATGAAGCTTActgtggagaaaatgaagtgcTGTAATGCCCAACTCGCCGAGGAGAACAGTCAGCCTGTGCTTCGCGATGCGCACGCTATGGAAATCAAGCAGCGGCTGAAAGACTTGGCGGCGGAGGTAACCAAGTGTGCAGGTGagaagctgctgctgctggaaggCATTCGTGCCATACGGCAGCGAACAATGATACAGGAGGATTTAGAACAGTGCTTGGACGAGCAGTTGCACGCTCCACCCGACGGTTCGGCATTGAGCGGCACCAGCCTCCAGTCCATGGCTGATAGTAACTTTGACGACGGCATGGAATCTATTTTTAACATGCAGCTGCTTCTTTCTAAGGAGATGTCTCATCTCCGTAGGGAATCGACTTGCTTTGTGAGGTGTGATGAGATATGGGAAGGGCTGTGGGCACGGGTGATGCGACAGGAGTTGATGCTCGCTGTGGCACTGGAGCTGGAGATGATGGAGGGGATTCTCCTCCGACCGGAGTCCATACGCTGGGCCCTTGAGTCCGTTGGTTTCGATGCAGACACCGTGAAGAACGTTATAACCCCGGCGTCCGCAGATTCTCGTGCGGCTAAGCAGTATGAAGGTATCGACAAAGGCGTGAAGGAGCATGTGGTTAATGTGAGTAAACTGCTAGGCGCCATTGACAAATCTTTGGAGCAATCTCCGGATTGTTGGAATTCACTCACCAAAACTCTTCACACCTCAGGAAGTTTCAATACCACTTCCAACAACAGCGCTTCTGGCAGTGGCGAAGGCACATCTATGCTTGTTGCTCCCATTCCACTGGTGATGTCCAGTGGTGACGAGGTTAAGAGTGTTCGTAATCTTACCGGATGCTATGGTGATGAGGGCAAACTGCAGGAGGCGTGTATGGAGAAGCTGCTGTGCGAGGGTGTCTACTGCGAGTTAACATTTTTACCCTTCGGGTTTGATATGCGGGAGCTGTTTGCTGCGCAGCGGTCGCTGCCTCCTCAGACATCAAAGGCTAAACATACACTCCCTGTTGGGCAGTGGGGCGTTCTCCGCCTTGTGCGACCGCCCAACGACGCTTCATCGTATTGCCTTGAGTTTATGCAACGAACATATTTGACTGGAGGTAAGGGCCGAGACAGACGACTTATATCAATTCCGCTGGATGAACCGCAGTTGCGGATGTCGCTTCACGTTATGGAGTTGGATAATCACGTTTGTTCAGGGGCGTTGCACGATGATAACCCACcgttaccaacttttccgcTGATTGTGCTGGAATTGAAGGGCGTTCCCCCAACCCCCGCACAGCCGCACCGGGAAGCCCATCAagttcagcagcaacaagtGCAGGAGGAGTGGAGTTCGTATTTACGTGGTGCAGCGCAATTGGGAACATCCCGGCAAGAGGGCACGCCGTCTAATGGGGCGGCACTCCTGAACAACAACTCGGATACAACTTCCACGCAGGGTGCTATACTAACGAAACGCCTCGACTGTGGTGGTGATTTGGTGCTTCCTGATGTTGCAATGTCCTCTTGTGAGCGAGGAAATGGAATatttcttcttcagttcTCAGACCCTGTTGTTGCAATGCCAAACCGGACGGAATCCGTTGAATGTGTTGTGGCAGCTCTGGCAGGTCTTACATTGCCATCCCTCATAGTAccggctgctgctggtgctgCGGGGGCTTGTCctggaagagggaaaacagtTAACAGCGATGTGAAGCCTATCGATTTCGGTTTTCAGGGTATTGATAAGGCCTGCGACGTCCACGTGGCAACGTACAATCACATGCCCCATATTCTTCTTAGTGCATACGGTGGGCCGCTCCGCAATGGCCCTTCAATGAAAGACATAACGAAGCCCTTGACGGTACCGGTGGGGGTTGGGGTATCGCCGCTGGTTTACGCTAGCACGATGGGGAtattcttctatttttggaAGGACTCTGATGTTGGCTCTAGTTTAGGAAGCTCCGTTGCTAccgttgccgctgctgtaGCGGCAACCCCTCAGACGGCAGAGGCAACGGCTGCACCCTTTCCCCCGGTGCCCATCAACCGTCCGTCTCCACGGGGTCAACCAAGTGGTCCTTTTAGTGGGGCCATCAACGCATTGGTCCGACTAACGTCCCTGACGGTGCccaacagcagcggcgcGAGCGCGGGTAACGGTAACAATGTTTCTGGAGGATCTCCACCGGAGCGCAAAGAGAGTGCTTCCAGTGACGTGGAGGATTTTTTGTTACATATACAGAAGCTGCAGTCAATGCGTAAGAAGGTGCGCAATGCGGTGCGGCAGCAGATATTCGATGCGGAGGATATCAAGGCTGAGCTCCTTTATAGCTATTCTGAAAATGAGTTTATGCGGGGGTCGCATATCAAGGATGTGATGAAGGAGGCTCGGGAATTAATTGACTTTCAGCAGCAGTTTCGGGGAAACATGGGGATCCCGGCGCGCGTCCCTGTTCAAGCGAGCCCGGCACTATGCCGCGAAATGTGCAAGTTCTTCATACCGTGGACGCTTTGGCAGTGGGCACACCGCTGGCAGACGCTCCAGGATGCATAccggcagcaacagcagcagttggGCCTCTTTGGCCTTGGGTTCGGTGGGGCAAGCGATACAGATAGTGAGCCCAGTGCTCAATTATCACCGGAGGCGACGGCCGCGTCAATGGGTTCACTCAAAATATTGGACGGCTTCTGCGGTCCGACGATATGCTTTGGGGAGATTCCATGTTTTCTTTCCGGTATGATGTAG